The following is a genomic window from Amaranthus tricolor cultivar Red isolate AtriRed21 chromosome 10, ASM2621246v1, whole genome shotgun sequence.
atcgttttaaaaGTAAGTATTCATATTGTATAGACATATTGTATAGCATATTAGCATTTTTAGTTcaattttaatatgttaatagtaaaattatgacatataaattgacaattgaATCCTCATCTGCATCTTTTGTAATGTCTGTAAAGTCACTTTCATGTCGAATTCATCCATTAAATCCTCCATTAGCAAGGTTTTTGGAGTTTCACAGATGAAATGTCGATTTTCTTGATAATTTCTTAAAGATTTATAGAGATTTGTGAGGAATTAAATGtgcaaatattttttattttctttcttaaatGTCGAGCTTGAAGTTTTGGCAGTTTTAAATTCATTTACGTGAATAGCGCTTTCAAATATGGCAGTTATatatttttcccttttcttctttttttttatattggaaGTAGTGTTGGATTGGGGAGGAAGATGGGCCATCTCattatatgagacggtctcatctaAGACTAGCTAGATAGATACAATATGTCATGAACAAATTCCCATTAATAGGAAAATTGAGAGCCACAAGACAGGCCCACaagataaaatcataaaatatctAGTGTAATCTAGTACAAAACTGAAGAAGATGACAATAGAATCAAAGttagaagaaagaaaaaaagcaacaaattgaagaagataaTATAGCCCAATAATTCAAACCATGTCTTCACCTTCAACTACTTTGAATGTGTTTGATACTGGAGTTTATCCAACTTCCCTCCTCACCATCAAATCTGATGAAGGGATGATCACATCATCTTCCCCACCAAAGCCTCTATTGATAGGAGCACCATCTTCTTCAAAACCAGAAGCAGGAGCTGAATTTCCAGTACTCTTTTTGCTTCATGGTTTCATTCTTTACAACCATTTCTACTCTCAACTTATTCTGCATATTGCTTCTCATGGCTTCATTGTTATTGCTCCTCAGGTACCTCGCTTTTTGTATCTTACTTTTTGGGATTCACATAACTTTACTTGCTATACCATTTGTTTCTTGTTGTTTGGATTGTTTGTCCAAATTGCCGTTCTTGGCATTATATGGGCCCTTGCCCATCTGAAAGAAATTGTCCCTCTTGATGGAGGGTTAAATTTAAACTTAAACGGATGTttggaaaaataacaaatacaaaCTCTATATTATAATTAGCATTAAAATAGCAGACGtgtcatataatttttaaatgataaagaattactcataaattgcaaatttatAAGTGTCTACTTCAATAACtagtattttctaattttaggtCCTTCCTAACTCTGGGCTCTAGACAAATGCCTACCTTGCTTATGGTCAGGAACGAACCTGCCATAGTCGATGAATTAATGATGGTGTGTATATTTTATAAGTCGTTATAGCTCTTCCGTGTATTGTCGATGATATCATATCTACTTGGCTTATGAAGCGTGTGCACTTCGTATAATGttgatattgataataatactAGATTTGGATAGCAAAAAGGAAGTAAAGCaaaagggaagggaaggaaTGGAAAAGAAGGGGAGCACGCAATAAGGAGGTAGAGtgcactttgtttgtttagaagagaaggaaaggaaaaaaagaaggaaaatgcATGTTTTCCTTCAAATATTTCCAGTTTAGGAGAGATCGTATAACAAGCACCTTATATGTTTAGAAGAGAGGGAAAGGAAAAATGAAGGAAAATGCATGATTTCCTCCAAATCTTTCCACTTTAGGAGATATCGTATCCTtaataaaatttgttatttaacaaGGATCGACCTCCATCCTTCCAAATCCTctcctttcttttcctttttctctatTTAAACACCGTGTGAGTCTAGCCcaatttaacatggtattagagccgaATCAACTGAAAAAATAAATCTCGATTACCCGATAGCCTACATGTGATCTCACATTGAGTTTGTATACAGTCTAACTCCTTTTTTCTTGTCATGTACATGCCCtataataaatttatgaatTGTCTGCAACCTATATTGTTATAATGGTATTGGGATCCTTGTTTTTATACTATATGCTATCAATTAAGTTATCCTTTTATGATGTGTACAACAGTTATACACAATTGCTGGACCAGATTCAAGTGAAGAAATTAAAGCAACAGCAACAATCATAGAATGGGCATCAAAACATTTAAAAGATGTACTTCCACCAAACATACAACCAAACTTAAACAAGCTAGCAATTTCAGGCCATAGCAGAGGAGGCAAGGTAGCATTTGGTATAGCCttaaataaacttataaaaTCTCCAATCAAAATATCAGCTTTAATTGGTATTGATCCAGTTGATGGAATGGATAAGGGTAATCAAACACCCCCTCCAATCTTAACTTACACTCCAAAATCCTTCCAACTTGATGGAATGCCTGTTCTTATAATTGGTTCTGAATTTGgtgaaatgaagaagaacatATTGTTCCCTCCTTGTGCACCGAAAGGTGTAAATCATCGCGATTTTTATGACGAAACTCAAAAACCATCTTggtattttgttcttaaagatCATGGGCATCTTGACATGTTAGATGATGATACAAAGGGTTTAAGGGGAAAGTGTACTTATTGTTTGTGTAAGAATGGTAAACAAAGAGAGCCCATGAGAAAGTTTGTTGGAGGTTTGATTGTTGCCTTTTTGAATGCTTATTTGAATGGGGATGATAGTAAGCTTATTGCTATTAGAGATGAAAAGGAAACTACTATTCCTGTCAAGTTTTCTAAGGTTGATGTTCGTCTCTGATAAGAGTTTTTAAGGTCAGAAccttaattttaaaagaaaacactGATTGTCTattgtattttttatattatgagAATTGAGATACTTTTATGTTGTTATAGGTTTTGAAATATTGTTGATATATGGTGAATATAAAAAGTAGtaattttgttgtaattatgtTAATTTGTGCATATCATCCTTACGTAGGGTTATATAATTACTGTATCGTTTCAAATTTATTAGATATATTTGAAGAGACCAATATAGCTATGTtaagataaattattttttttagattgcTATTTTGGTATTTTGTCGTTAAAGATCATGGTCATCTAATCATCTTGACATGTTAGATGATGATACAATTAGTGTCAGAGTCTTTATCTGGTCAAAAGAAAAGACTGATTGTctgttatatttttatgttatgaGAATTGAGATACTTTATCATCATGTTGTTGTTAGGAGATTTTATAAACCTTTAACTTGAAAATTTACATTCTATTTCCTTCGTAACCTTACCTTTTTTACTAATGCTCATgcatttgatttgttatttACGCAACTAATAATGTGATATgtaaaagaaaaatttgataTGATTCAATCCAACTATTCTTCATCTACTTAAAATGCACCTTTATAATTATTGTCCAAGATAAATTTGGTTTACTCAAAGTTAATGACCCCAATCCATTACCTAGGAGTATTTTgacttattttgatattttggtgTATTTTGAGGGgataaaaaataattgtatatatactaataaaaataattcatatatatatatatatatatatatatatatatatatatatatatatatatataattcccataataataatttcgtgtATTACAAGAGTTTCTAATTTAATTTCACATAAAAATAAGGTGCACATACTTAAATGAATTATTTTACAATAGTTTAAtagaacttaaaaaaaatataaatcttgaacccataaattaaaatatttattgttttatattgatTATATTGATATACGTACTCCGTTCCAATATAATTGTTACATTTGAATTTTCCCACAATTTAACGtgttaatttgattatttatatgttgagctatgtatatttaaaagttgtaaaaaatgaatattataAAGTACGTGATTggacgattcaaataaaatcttattttcctttattttttttatattaaccgtaatatataaaataattttaaattatgaagATGGAGTATTCAAAGAGTAGAGACTAGGAAGAAGTATGATTTAGTTATAGATTTGATTTGATTAGGGTATGATATTTGTGCCATATTCTCCCTCGTGTgaccacttgactatatttctcGTTTAATTCAATGATAATAAGACTGGACTTGACTAAATATTAGTTTGATTTTCAAAAAAAGCCAAGCCGGATTATTCATTACACAAATAGaagtaataatagtatataCGCCTCACCCAACCAGACAACTCCAAAGCCACGGTCTACGGACCCACAACATTTACCGTCTCAACGACACACTGCCCACCGGATCGCCGACCACCCGCCATTGCTCGCTCGCCATGGTCTTTCTTCTATTTTTCTGGTTATTAATTCTTCAACTATCTTTAGATCTGATTGAATTCTTGCacctttattattgttatcgttttttagtaataaaacatttttaatgtttatcctttgttgagttttttttaatgttctCTAATATGTTTTCAAATGTTGAAATTTGATTAGGGTAATCGATGTTTATGTTGCGGCGGTGAAATTTTGAGTTAAAGCGGACGCTGCAGCATGCCAGAAAGTTGGATTTATGCATTTGAATTTCTTATTAGGTTTTCGGAAATGTTTTCGCTTATTTTAATTTGAGTTTGAATTGGAGGGGATCCTAATTTGTGTGATAGTTTCTGGTAATGGAGAATGAGGTTGAAAATGGAAGCTCagttaatgatatttttgattttttgcaaAAGAATGGATTTTCTCGTGCTGAGGCTGCTTTGCGCAGTGAGTTGAGTAATCGCCCTGATAATAATGGGTTTCAGAAATTAACCATTGATGGCAACGAGCGTGGTAAGGAGGTTGAAGAACAAAATGTGGATAAGATTCCAGTTAGAAATCATGAATCTAGTTCTTGGAGTAACAGTGAGGTTTCTAAAGAGCTTATTGTCAAAGAGATTAAGTGTGGAACCACTAGTAATGGCGATAAGAGCAAGCGGAACTCAACTTCAAAGTCCATCGATAGAAGCTTCTCTTTCTCGAAAGGTTCTGATGATACTGTTATTGATTTATGTTCTTTGAAATATAATCAAACAAATGGCTCTAGTGATCATTCTAAAAGCAACAGTAGTATGAATCCTGTGCCTCTTGATTTACAGATTAATTGCCCTTCAAATTTTCGTGTTTCTGAATCTATTAGTAGTAAGGGAATAGTTGATTTGCAATCTCATAATGCTGTAATTTGCCCGGAAAAGATGTTATCTAGTGGGTTTTCTAGTTCCGGCAAAGTAAGTGGAGATGCAAATTGTGAGACTAACAAACCAAGTAATATCAGAGATGTTGATAGACGCAAACAAAGTGACATTTTGAACTCTAAAGGCAGTTTTGCAGATGAATCTAGGGCTAGAAATGAAGAGGATTCGAATTCTTTATCGTGCCAATGGAATGAATGTTCTGTCAAGACTGTTCTGTCGTTATCTAACATGGATGTTCCTATGACCAGCGATAGTGCTCTTGTTTCAGGCAACAAGGCAGGATCAAGGAAATCAGATATGTTTGACATAAGTGCAGCTGTTAAGGAACAAGTGGATGAGGTTGGAAGGTCTTTATATCCGGCAAAGCTTCAAGGGATTTGTGACAAAAAGGATTTTGACTATCCAAGTTTGCCTCTGTTTATAGAAACTCAGAAGGAAGAATACCCTAGGTTACCTCCTGTTAAACTTAAGTCTGAAGACAAGCCAATGAGTGTCACATGGGAGGAGagatttgatgaagaagaaccaGGTTTGAATTTCAGTACTTCCGACAGTGCCTATTATTTAGGCTCATATTTGGATGTTCCTGTTGGCCAAGAGATCAGCTCATCAGGTAATATATTTATGCTAAATTGATTATCATCTGTTTATATATTTGCTGTATCTATATTACTGAGATGTTTTGCTTTTAGTTCTAAATATCTCAACTAGAagcataatatttaatttatttcttgtttAGAAGCTGACTCAAACTTCTTCAGCTCAAGTGACTGGAGTTGACATTTGtcttttattttgtgttttagtACCTACCGATATTTTTTATATGGTGAATCATTCTGATCCTTTTTTGGTGTTCTGGAAAATGACAGCCATTAACTATCTATGAGATTGAATAATTTGTTATGATTCTGAAGGTTGCATGAATATACAGTAGATGATGCTGTTTGGATATTTAATCTGGTCAGATTTGAGTCAAAGGTGACAAGCTTCTAAATGATTCACACTGACGACTATTTAATGGGTACTGATCTCATGTGGGATCACCTAGAAGGGGAAGGGGGAgcctttgcttttttttttttttcttttttggggcATATTTCTGGTGAACCATGCTTGGGGCGAGGAGTTTTGGCATAGTTATCTATCTTAGAATTTCCCCGGGGGGATACTCTTTGCTCTTCCCTCTTCTTCCTACTTTGTCCTAAGGTTTAAAAATTATGTAAGGATTCCATACTAATCTTAGAGTTTCATTTATATAGACATATAGTCTATTGGGTTTGTCGTAGAGGGTTAAGATTATATCTTCAAGATTGTAAATGGTATGGACACTGTCTTCTAAATGCAAAAAACATTGCACATTAACCGTACCGTAACCATCTTGTCAGGTTTTTTAGCTTACCGTGAGCAAAACATAGGCCAAGATAACGGCTGAACCATCCGCATTGACCACAAAAGTTGTTTTGTGACTATTACTGTTTACCACGACCACACCCACATATGAGACTTTGCACTATGTTTCAAACACGTAGCTTGGGATAAAGGAGCAAAAAGATACATTTGAAACCTACTGTGGTCAGGTTGCTATGACATTGTTTTGAGTCTTTTGACTGTAGTAATTATTCAGATTGTATGATCTTAATGGGTAACACCTAGGTATCTTTTGATACCTTTTTTTGATTATTCAAGTAGGTGATTCCCTAGTTTGCTCAGTGTGATTAAGAATTAATATAAGTATCTCTTAAGATTTATCAAATATGCTCAAATTTTCAATATAGTTATTTGTTTTGGAATTTGACTAGTAATATAAAAAGATCAATTACATGGATTTAACATGAAGTCAAATGTGGGGCAAGTGTTTAGCAGGGAATTCTGGTGCGAAAATGTATATCAACATTTTTGTTTTACTTAAAGATTTGATGTGGGTATATATGAATGTTTGGTTTTTAGAGTTCAAGTATTGTACTTCATCCAGTCTTAAATACTTGCATCTCACAAGGCTTTGACCTATGTTATTCGGGCTCTTCAATTTGGCCGGCTCAGCGGTGTCTAGTATGGCTGGTTTGGATGACGGTGCCGGTTATGGATCCGGTAAGATGGAATGAAGATGGGTATGACACAAAGTTATCAGGGTTGTGAGAGAGGAGAATAAAATTATGCTACCATTGTTAGAGTTTGCATTTTATTTAAAACTCTAGTACGGCATGAAGATGGGATGCCGGAGTAATGTTTTGGTTTGACAAGATGAGGGGgtttgaagaacaag
Proteins encoded in this region:
- the LOC130825228 gene encoding chlorophyllase-2 — translated: MSSPSTTLNVFDTGVYPTSLLTIKSDEGMITSSSPPKPLLIGAPSSSKPEAGAEFPVLFLLHGFILYNHFYSQLILHIASHGFIVIAPQLYTIAGPDSSEEIKATATIIEWASKHLKDVLPPNIQPNLNKLAISGHSRGGKVAFGIALNKLIKSPIKISALIGIDPVDGMDKGNQTPPPILTYTPKSFQLDGMPVLIIGSEFGEMKKNILFPPCAPKGVNHRDFYDETQKPSWYFVLKDHGHLDMLDDDTKGLRGKCTYCLCKNGKQREPMRKFVGGLIVAFLNAYLNGDDSKLIAIRDEKETTIPVKFSKVDVRL